The DNA window cctctgctaatatatatatttaattattaaataatgacgTTTATGATCGTAAAGTTTGTTGATACGCGGGAACATCTTATGATGAGAAACAGCTGTAATTATACGAGAATCTATGCTAGTCTCCTTGACAAAAATGAgtatctaataaaaaaagtatgtttcaCATTTGTATTAATTTGTTAGGAAACCaattttattcagaatattATCTAAAATCTTACAATAAAGACGTTCAGTCAAGTTCAATTAGCCCGAAATTAATCtggtataaacaaaattttcctCAGACAAATTCGTTTGATGGTGTCGCAGCTACTGCAACATATGGACAGTACTTAATTAGGATTAATCGAATTGTCCGAAAATAAACATGGAAGATTCTGtaaacattatttgaatattaagacTTCTTTATCTCTTTTTATACTTTGTTCTGAGAGTAACAATCTGCCCTATCACCCTCTcagttatttgttatttattaatagCTCTCAGTTGATACTCAAGGgattgtatttcctatcatgatttccttgatcatgttgatagagggttgctgctctcATAAAAGCTTTTAAACTATTAGGGTTCCAAATTGAAACAATAATTCCTTCGTAGATTTTAATGACGCCATCGGTAGTTGTTAAATGTTATTGGCTATTCGTTTCATAAATGAATGCAGATTTTTTCTAAATGTCGAAACTGCAATCCCGTCATCTGATTCCGGATTTCTACTGACATGAGCAACAAAATAGTTACCACACACGGATTAAGATCTGCTAAAGTTATATGTTATAATAAGATcatctttttaaattgaaatattgatattatgtATCTCAATTTGATGAACGAGGTATTAGCAAAATTATTTCACAAACAGTAAAATAGCCAAATGCCATTggtataataaatgaaaaagttgattgatttttgataagatttaattatatatgattttctttcatcaagtttttttcattaattatgtCTTCGTCTTCATGTTGTTAAATAATAGAAACTGGGAGTTTCAGACGCGGTTTACATCAATACTAGTAGATATTACCACTAAGTGTTCTGGAATATCCAAACAGAATTTTGTTtcgttttaaaagttttaaatcacTTCTAAATATCAAATTCAAGATGGGTTCAACGTAATTTCTTATTCTAAATCGAGTTGACGCTTTGAAATATAACACAGTTtcgttttataaattataaatgtatgtaaaatcGATTAGAATATCTACAGTTACAGAGTTactcggtttttttttatctttgttacaatacacatgtttaatgaattttataaattactagtgtttttttttttatgttcattttataattacaagcatttttatcatttcaaatgTGAACTGAATTATCTTTCACTGCGGAAGATGGCTGCATGCTATCACTAGTTGAAATGACCTAAAGTGATACCGAATACATATCAAAACACTCTTATTTTATTCTACAATCGGAAAAGATATCATTCTTCAAAATGCCAAGACATAGATTTAATTATTATATGACACTTTTGcgatatacatatattattacTTTTCtaaatacagtgaaacctgactAAACCAAATCCTGTATAAACCAGAAACCTGTATAAACCAAGCGTGTTCTtaaagggggctcgcgggtcttaattatttatttaattagaAATAGGCTTTTGCTATATGTTTCTGTAAGGgaactttattttttacttaatagaaaaaattatataaaaaaatgggatcaccgttcatttacgcccaatatctgccttcgaaagaagcatacaatttttgttcatgtccttttttctgttcaactaataggagaaatagacGTAATATCGAAAtgaaaaaagaactaaattacagaagtTGCTTTAATTTTGGAAGTATTTAGGTCTCCgtcgatgagttaaaaaaatatttaaatttcaatgccaaaaatgacatttttgcaccaaaagaaaataatgtggagttttcaatgatatctacattttgaAAGTCACCTGGGGTCAACACgcattgattttttggaatgatttttgtaccacataataaagtaacaactactaagggtaataaataaaatttgtaatgaaaaatatattttttttcttcagaaaatgtATACCTGCGAGCCTCCTCATGCACCGGCATATTAAATTAAGTGCAttgtgaacctgataaaaccgaaCATCGGCCTAAACCGTACAACATTTTAAGTCTCGAAGAGGTttggtttaaacaggtttcactgtattatTTGTCTTAACGTTAAGTTTGGCATTTGGGCGTTAATTTAAGAGTACACTTAAAGAAAAGGGCAATATGGTATcttcatttacataaaattgGGTTGGAACATTTGTTTATGTACTGTTATGTCCCGTGTGTATCACTAGCATCCTCATTAGTGAAGGGTTCGATAATGATTTGATTTAAAGCATACCTATTCTAAGGACACGTAAGCTCAATGGTCGGGGATGGCGTGAGTTAATGGTGTACGACATTACAAAACTAGAAAAATCTTGATATGaactgattttaattttaaacattaatttacAATATTATTCTCAAACTTCGTTTTTctaaaatagattaaaaaaattgaagtcACACGCTTTCTTTGAAATTACATTGCAATAAGGTGTTATGtgtttaatgcaaaaaaaaagtaacgtATATGGTGTAATGACACAGGGTGTATAGTGTAATGGTGTAAGGTGAATGGTGTAATCATGGTGTTATGTGTTATGGGgaaagtttacaccatccaaggactgtataatatatatgtaataccaCTCAATGTATTGTGATCAACAGAGAATATCTTCTGAATGTAATATATTGAACTCACTTAAAAAAACTTCACCTTTTAAATCATTAATTCGCCTTTAGATATGAAACGATATATTTTCATAaacgtttgtttatatgtttgcCGAATTGAGATCTGCATATATACAGCATTTTAAGTATAAAAGGGAATAACTACAATATTACATTTCATTCAGAAAGTCATCgttgtttttttcgttttaaatcTGGGACTATtatctttcacattcatttgttaaaatttactgtttgcaatagcgtgaattgttttatataatatgaatgttcttatcctgggcatacaagcaatgccgtatttggtaaaaccttttcaacttttgatcttcagtgctgtacaattttgtatttttttcgctTTCGATCTTtcatatctgggcgtcactggtgagtctcgtgtggactagacgcgtttttggcgtattgaattttaaacctgatgctttttgttatctattaatcatgcttttctttgtctaatatgttctgctttttatttgtattgtagtcctgtaatattttgttttcatttcaatgttatatctaactgtgccattaaagtgcgaggtttggcatgccataaaaccaggttcaacccaccacttttattcccctttaaaagtgtcctggtTCAAATttaggaagatggccattgttataatattgttcgcttctgtgtgtgtgttgcattttaacgttgagtcgtttgtgttttctcttatttttgagataagacgtggcacggtacttgtctatcccaaattcaaatatttggttttgatgttatatttgttattctcgtggtgtattgtatGTTGCTTGgtcgtttctgtgtgctgttgcgtttggtgttgtgtcgttgttctcctcttatatttaatgcgtttccctcggttttggtttgttgccccgatttagttttttgtccatggatttatgagttttgtacagcggtatactactgttgcctttatttatatatactaacGTTAGTGTAACATTTCAAGTTAACATATAGGTTATAATGATTTAAAGTTTGATCATATAGCTCTGGGAGGTGAAATGTCAAACGCTATACAAtatgtctttattttgtaatgcGTAGCAGCACACACATtgtcaacaaaacaaaacttaatgatttaaatttgttattgtcTGTGATTTGGATTATTttgaagagttgtttcattagcaATCGTACCTCATCTTTCATAGTGTatatttagatgaatttggctatttctAAGGTCCTGTTTGGTGATATAGCTCCTCCTTCGATACAGACAGGATTTATTGaatacatttaatttatcaatgctttgtttatcaaataataaCATGTGTACAACTCCTTTAAGCAAAGTGGATGAGTTTGGGcatgtaaattaagaaattattgcatttattattgcgctTATGTCATTTTAGACGTATAtgcgattttacttttcacgatttttagaaatttacgaTTTGAAGAGAAATCAAGattcatttgtataaaatatatttttcaaaatgcgagtttaaattattgcgtttacaactctgtcgccttttttgccataataatataaacatcactataatttctgtatttacaTTTAATCTTATTGGAAGATATGGTATGCAAATCAGCAAGAAAGCACAATCATGTTGAATTAAGGCAATGCAATCTCgtaaatcaaataatgaaaagaCAAACCAAAATGATGATGACTATGATGTTATGTTTGCTTTGCTATTTGTATGATGCACAAGCCCATTAAATTATAGTTCTTCATAGTCACTTTTCTACACATATAGATGTATACAATAACATGCCAATCTGAAGATATATTTATGTTTCGATAGTTCTAGCATTGTTGTTGCTGTGTGTCTGGTTCGTCGTTTTAGAATCTAATGCatactaaaaaaatgtacaccaaaacgttgtgattggttaaaaacgtCCAAAAAccatggaaattcaaccaatgtcGTGACACGTTATTTTCATGTAGGGGTACGTAACATGAAATAACCCACCAATAGTCCTTATGATTCTGAAACggcaaaattgaaatttatccAGCAGTCATCTAAAGGTATcaattgaattgaaaaagattaaattaaataatatagtctgcacaaagttttctatttttcaaaacataaagaaaaaaataacagccAGGGCTGTACAAAGGAagttaacatttattattttttctttcatttcgaAGCGAATGAAATATAATCACTGCCATCTTTCATTTCAATTcgtatgatataaaaaaaaagaaaatgtgataaGATTGCTTATGACAAacctcttcacaagagaccaattgaaacaaaaatgtacaacTATATGTCGACgaactgccttcaacaatgaacaaagataattttgtagttagctataaaaaggcctttttaggAAATATGTTAATAGGGGATGTTGACCGCATACAATTTGTTTGCCTCAAATGGTTGatagtttaaaatatatgacaacATTTAGTCATTCGAATAAACGATAAATATATGACATATTGAAAGAACATAAATGTATCGAACCAACAATTTCAACGGTGCTGTCGATTTGAATAAGAGTgggaaaaaaacagaaatactaGTATGCACTTGCCAACGATGCAGTCTTGCCTTAcgctcaataatattttttacaggGTTGTTAAGTAAATTGACAACAAGTAAAAAAGTTTAAAGGATGTAAAActaataatgatttcaaatgatCATATTATTCAACTCGGTAGGCAACAAACGTATATAAAGCATATAATCTGATATCATGAACAAAATTCAACGATCTCACTGGAATTCCTGAGAATGTAGCTGTTTCAATCGGCGGTGGTTATTTGAGGGAAAAATTTCGTTTTAGCGTCAAAGTGGAACCCATTTTAATGCCGGATTTTTAACCCATTTTATCGATAATTGAATTTGTCTATGCCCATTTtagcaaaatattttgtacacattaaaatatatgataaataaaaaaaaatataaacacaagaCCGCACAAAATTATAACATGTGAAGTCCATTAAaatacagcaataatgtttaaaagatttaatcaattaaaaaaaaattaaaggttcGTTTTAGCCTGGAATTTAAATTCTGGAGAACGTAAGTAATGGGCTCTGGGTAAAACCCATGTACAATACGGTTGAATTACATTTAGGAACTGTTCTTTCTCTTTATCTTGTCTATATTTTGGTGCACATTCATCTACActtcgttttttatatatatgttattgtttgcAATTCGATAATATTAGTACCAAGAAAAACGCAAATTGTTGAGTGACATCTATATATTATTGCTCATTATAATGGGCAACAAACGACTTTGAACTCTTATTTGTTCGCTTTAAATTTCTCTGAACTTCCGCCCAAAGCTTAGTGAGTATTATTCCACTAggttaattttctaaaatggaCTATCGAAAAAACAGGTGAACGAATTTTTCTGGCTCTGAAATGGGCTCTAAAGTCGGCGCTCAAATGTCCGCTAGTAGTTCTTAATTTTTCACTAAAATGTCCTGCGCCCGTTTCAATTGGGAGGCAACACATGTGTGTAGCATGAAATTTCCTTGGCATTTGCTTCGTCTGTCTCATCGAAAGATAATTTTTTGAAGTAGGCATGTGACTTTCTATATAAAATGAGCGGACCCGAGAGAAACTATATCGGAACCCCCAAGCCATaacacccaaaatcaatcccaaccttctctTTGTGGTATTAAACCTTACGGTTAAATTTAGTAGAGATTTATTTACTTCAACTTAAGTTATTTTGCGGGaaccaatgtgtcttcggacgacgacgatgatGACGACAAAGACGACGCCAACGTCATATCAATATACGACCGGAACATTTTTTTGCGCACGTATAACAATCTAAGAAGATAAGTAAAAACTGGGAGAAATgaaatctaacattgttgggaaAAAATCACCAGTTATCAAATCACTGATTCTACCCAATACTTCTTTTTTAGCATGTGTTTTCCacatagaaaaataatacatttgatcaattaaaaaagattatatataactttttatggaaaacaaaacagaaaaaaataaatgtaatgtatTTAGCTATGAATTTCTAGACGGTGGtttaaaaaatgattaacaTAGGTAAATACATAGAATCTATCAAAATTGGGGGGATTGGAAGATTAATATATATGGATACTTAGCCAACTGGAAagttacattattttattttatgaaatttgacaAGAACCTCCTTATCTTTATATGGAATATTGATGGTATTAACTCAATTTCAGGTTAAATAAGCAGCCagaattttatttgattgtaGTAAAAGCatggataaataaaaaaacaataaaatagagCAATTAAAACAACTTTAATCTATTCGTCAACAAGTAATTTGGGGAAATCAATTTATAAAGATGAAAAAAGCCTTTTCTTTCAAAACTTGATAAATAGCAATACCATCTATGTAAACGACATTATAGATGAAATTGGTAACACACAAGagaaacatattaaacaaaagctcAATATTAAATGTAATTGGTTGTCAGAATTTCAATTGAAGAAAGCTTTTTCAAAAGAATGGCTAactatttttacatgttttagacAAAAACATTCaaggaaaaaaagtaaaaacaaattatgttttatttatttagaagAATTGTTATTTAGCATATACATTAGAAAATTaagaaactaaaacaaaattatagttttattcagaatttgaaattgaaatgcaTGTTGGTATTAACCGATGGAAAACAGTGTCAAACATTGATTATATTAAAAGTATAACGtgtaatatattgaaatttgttCATCGTTATTTGaaagaatataagaataaagtGTTTCGTTGGAATCTGTTACACTTTATTCTACCTCGTAAAACGTTATTTAAACAGTGGAATATCCGCaataattcaaattgaaatcATTACAATACCACTGAGGATTATGAGCATATGTTTCTGAAATGTCACTTTCTTGCTGActtctttaataaattatatatcttcttaaaacattgaatattgataacaaaaaacattgaaaaatttagtatttgttgtaaaattaatgatgaacaatattatgaaatcaattatttgattaaatcaaTAATGTTTTGAGTATGTAAAGCCTACAATATTTCTGAACAGAAAACAGCATCTATAAATGTGAAGCTGTACTCAAAGCAGAATTTAGTTATTGTTACAAACTacagtaaaaaaataagaatgcaTAAAAAAAGCGTATTCTAGATAAAActgtcaatttttttgaataatttctttGTTTGAGAAATACATGATttagcaaaaaataaatgtatgaataaattaataaaatatataaattttacaatatacaCATCTTGAACTGATTAAGTAATATACATTTTGTCGTTCATCGCTACATGTGACGATTAATAACGGGAATATTTACCGTTATaaaatcaagataaaaaaattaaatatttaattaatctTAATCTTCTATAtacttaagtttaattttgattcagaaataactgtgaaaattctacattacatctgtttgttttattctttaggtCATGACCggtgtgaaattttttttcgaaaCCAGGAGGATATGTGATAGAAAAGCAATTCACACGTTTACggagaaaatatcaaaaaaatttGGATACAATATCAAAAAGCAAGTATTGCTAGATGAAATATACAacttgtctaaacatcaacccaacaatgttagatctgttaatttgctttcgcaaatttttgttcttccctcgccgggattcgaagcCATGCTACGGTGATATCATGACACCAAATCgtctgcactgcagccgtccctctagaccacacgaccacctgggctctacaataatgaagctttcagtggccgtgtgttacctttcctcgtcagttttaatctagcgtcgtactacaatACATggtatataaggcatggagatgttattgtaaCAGATCAGCTtaattatctataataataaaggatcctacaaattaatgtaagatacagtcaaagaaaaaaattatatgtataggtaagtctgagtcagtgacaactctgcaacagatgtatccatcggatcgccatcaatgatggtgatacatggctgtgtatattatttatatacaactcgtctaaacatcaacccaataatgttagatctgtaCATTTGCTTTcgcatgtatatataaatatgataaagtaaATAGTTAAACAAATGAATCGCACTGATATCTactttgtttaattcattgctgataattttataatttagctGTTGAATTAAGACTAATGTTAATTCAGTATAATGATGCGTACAAGAAAACAACTCTAGATTTAGTGTATTAACAAACAGGGATTCTTTACTGGAATCCTGGATTGTGAAGTAAATAGTTGACAGCAGAAAGTGCAATTTGTtgttgaataaaacaaaatgaagaaaCTCACTGGATTTTCACACAGTTACACTAGCGATACTTGATGTGTAAAAGGAAATGTACAACATACATGCAAGATAAACGTTCAAAAAACAGACTTTCGACACACAACAAAAAAGCAAACTCTATTAGCGGGGATCATTCAACCTTTTGTTTTGTCACTATTTATAATTAGGTCTCATATCCATTACACTACAGATTTAAATAGTTATTGGAATACTTTCGTTTAGGTTCTACTTGTTAGTAACAGGGTCAATCTGAAAAAGTTTCAAACAATGTTTGATAACCTGGTaatatcaatcaatttttcaTTAGTATATAAAAACTGAATGTTTTATCTTTAGGCTAATCACCTATAGCTACAGTCAGTGAAGTGTTAATAAGCCTGtgcttattgtgttttatagaTAATGATGGATTTACCAGCGTCGTTTAAGACTAGCAGTTCTCTTGTTTCATTGTTGTAAGATAAACCGATCGGGTTATTGATACCATCTTCTGCTGACAAGACAATGTCATGTTTCTGTCCATCATTATATATTCTATGTATGTTGTTTGATACATATCCTGCTACATACACATCACCACGGTCATCTACAGCTACACCAGCAGCACTTTTCAGTTCAAGACTGTTGTATATCTCACGTTCTTTTCCATCACATGTAACGACGTATACTTTATCACTATAAAAGACAGTACAATACAAATCCCCATCCTGATTGGCACAGATTTCCTTTGGATTAAATGTTGTTCGTATTACTTTAAGAACTTTACCATCGATATCCACAATTGTTAGAGTGTGATATTTATTGTTTACCCAGATCTTATCCTTGACACAGGTGATTCCTCTACAGTCTCCTTTAACTTTAATTGTCCTACCAAGCTTCAATGTAGCCAGGTCTATGATCTGGATACCTTTCTCACCAACAGATACGACAGCATAGTTTTCGTCATATAAGCTTATATCCTGTGGTAAATTATCCAAATTAATCACGCTGGAGTAGGATCCATCAAGTTTACAAACACTAAGTTTTTTACCCAAGTATTGACAAAGTAGTAATCTATCACGAGGAATAAAGCATCCTCTGTAGATAGTTACTCCATTTCCTAATTTCGTGGTCGGGAATGAATGTTTCAGTGATAACTTTCTTTCGTCTCTAACGAGACATTGACCTTGTTGATCAATATCTAGTAAAGTCATTTGGACTTGGACATTTTCTACCGTTATTGTACCTAAGTCTGGGACTAGTTTACTAATGTTCGACTCGAATTCTGGCGGATGATATTTTAGAATCGGAACAGTAGCTGCTTGGATATCTCTGATTTCCAATTCTTTCTGGTAAGTTTTTGCATCTAAAAATTTTACCAACTGGAATAAATGGATTTCTGATGAATGTTGCTTCAGTGAATGTAGATCACTTTTCCATGTAGACAGGGAGTCTGAGCTGGACTGGAAGCTATTTCTGTTTCGGGACACCATCTCAGTACAGGTTTTATACCTAGAATCAATGTCTTTATGAATATCTGCTTCTAACCTATCTAAATGATCAATAATGTTCCGCTTGATTTCCGACACCCTTTTCTTGATTTTGTttcgatttttttctaaatcaacaAATGTTGTCTCTTTTTGACTCAGTATGTTCTCTGTAACTTGATATAGATTGGAAAGCCTTCTCTCTAGATCAAAAATAGCAGTGCCATCTTTCACGCCTCTAGCTGCTCTTTCAATTGAAATGATAGACTTGCAATGTTGATGTGATATCGGAACACATGAATCGCAGATTACTTGGTCATGTTGACAGCAGTACAGTATTATCTTTTGACCAGGATGATTCTTGCAGTTCTTGGACAATTTGAGGAGTGAAGAACTGAGTTGTtgtatttctttcatttgtaCTACCTTGTGAGGTGGGGACATCTTTTCGTGAACTCTGGAACACGCCTTACATACAAGTTCACTGCAATCACTGCACCAAGATACAGCTGTAATGTCTTCATCACTGCGCTGACAACCAGCACAGAATTTACTGTCCGCCATTCTGtaagaatagaaaaatatagcgtcTGTAGTTAAGATACTCACTAAAGTATGAAAATTGTGGCGGCCTTTTTTGACCTCAAATGATCTGTAAAGATTTTTGGTTAAATGTAGACATGAATATTGGTACATCTAATGGAATTTGggactttaataaaaaaaatacttgaatgtttttttttatatgtaagtGTTCAGCCTGAACTGTCTAAACTCCTTATGCGATAATGACCGAAAAGCTGCAGAAAAAATGTGTaatctaaatgttttgttttcaagaaaacaaaattcattgataacCATGTCgaaattaaatagaaaacaattagAGAGTACCTAAAAACTTATTAATTACTTGAGACGAATAGTAGTTTGTGACaatactatttatttcacaaggtaaataaataaaataaaaatttcagaaaaatacattttgaggaggggtaataaaacatattatatattacaGTCGGATTAAAAGACGAGTTagaatttatttaaaacttttggaaaattttaatgAGAACGATATAGAAATATGCAAACTACTGTCATTCTTATATCGTGggaaaacataaaatagtacaatttatcaacaaaaataagaattaaaaagGAGGAGGGGTCTATTTACCACACGCCTTTGTTAAAGAGAAATatcaagattatttttgaaaacatcgatttgtatttttcagagATTGACACTGTCGCTTTTCAAGTGAGGTACATGTAACTAAGTCAATAAAAAGGGGCAATTACTATATAAGGACAGCTTTAGTGTTACcgtgtttattatttttttcattttcttttctttataatgATGCCATGAGTAAGGTCTATTAATGTCCGTATGCTACATGTACACGTTTctcaattaaatataaatgtaccaCAATACACCTTTGTAAGTAGGATTTAAATGATAAtagcatacattttttattatcttggTTACCGACGTAAACATACAATTTGTATTATCATCTTTATCATTAGAAGTttgatctttctttttttattatgtttgtttgatttaacTTACCTATCCAGTGTCTTTTAAAGCTAAActgtgtttggttttttttactttttgtttttgatcagCACAGTAAAATTACTTTCGTTTTCAGTGGGAATTTCCATTtgattaaagggaaataacttaaACGTACTAACTATGATTTAACTGAATCAGCGCTAAAATTTAAATCGCATTcgtgtttatcatgtttatgttggTACGTTTGTGTGTTCCAACATGAGTGTGtcattacaaatgtattgtcaCTAATTCAGGTATTACGTAAAATAGcccgttagttttctagtttgaattgtttttacattgttatttcggggccttgtatagctgactatgcggtatgagttGTTGttgcattgttgaaggccttacattgACCTCTAACTGGTTATATCTATGTCATTCTGCTCTCCTAAGACCATCCTAAATAATGTCCTAAGACCTATCTTAGGACATATCCTAGGATACTTTCATTGACACGGCCCCTGCACTCTTGTGAACGGTAGCATCGtctgcaatcataccacatcttcttttttatattaatattgattgtactgtgttttattttaacttttcttttacaaaaaatatacatggTGAGTGTTCAGCCGTGAACGGTCTAAATTCCTTATGCGATAGTGACCGAAAAGCTGCAGAATAAAATGTGTAAtctaaatgttttgacttcaagAAAACAAAAGGCATTGATAACCATGTCgaaattaaatggaaaacaatCAGAGAGTACCGAAAATCTTATCAATTACTTAAGACGAATAGTAGTTTGTGACAATACTAATTTATTTCACaaggtaaataaataaataaaataaaatatacagaaaaatatacagaaaaatacATCTTGAGGAGGGGGAATAAAACATCATGTATTACAGTCGGAGTAAAAGACAAGTaagaatttatttaaaacttttggaaaattttattGAGAACGATATAGAAGTTGGCATACTACTGTCATTCTTATATCGTGTGAAACATAAAACAGTGCAATTTATCATCGATTTGTATTTGTCAGAGATTGACACTGTCGCTTTTTAAGTAAGGTAACTAAGCAAATAAAAAGGGAAAATTACTATATGAACACAGCTTTAGTGTTGCCgtgtctattatttttttcattttcttttctttataatgATGTAATGAATAAAGTCCGTATGCTACATGTACACGTACCTCAATTTCAAGTAGGATCTAAATAGTTATAATATACATTCTTTATTATCTTGGTTACCGACGTAAACATACAATTTGTATTGTCATCTTT is part of the Mytilus trossulus isolate FHL-02 chromosome 13, PNRI_Mtr1.1.1.hap1, whole genome shotgun sequence genome and encodes:
- the LOC134694302 gene encoding uncharacterized protein LOC134694302; its protein translation is MADSKFCAGCQRSDEDITAVSWCSDCSELVCKACSRVHEKMSPPHKVVQMKEIQQLSSSLLKLSKNCKNHPGQKIILYCCQHDQVICDSCVPISHQHCKSIISIERAARGVKDGTAIFDLERRLSNLYQVTENILSQKETTFVDLEKNRNKIKKRVSEIKRNIIDHLDRLEADIHKDIDSRYKTCTEMVSRNRNSFQSSSDSLSTWKSDLHSLKQHSSEIHLFQLVKFLDAKTYQKELEIRDIQAATVPILKYHPPEFESNISKLVPDLGTITVENVQVQMTLLDIDQQGQCLVRDERKLSLKHSFPTTKLGNGVTIYRGCFIPRDRLLLCQYLGKKLSVCKLDGSYSSVINLDNLPQDISLYDENYAVVSVGEKGIQIIDLATLKLGRTIKVKGDCRGITCVKDKIWVNNKYHTLTIVDIDGKVLKVIRTTFNPKEICANQDGDLYCTVFYSDKVYVVTCDGKEREIYNSLELKSAAGVAVDDRGDVYVAGYVSNNIHRIYNDGQKHDIVLSAEDGINNPIGLSYNNETRELLVLNDAGKSIIIYKTQ